From the genome of Campylobacter concisus, one region includes:
- a CDS encoding phage holin family protein, translating into MDDLINKVGIYFWVVVVGFLGGALGSINNKEQAINRGRKIVNFIVGTISSGFICWIFFEITSFFTNNNDRFSLAVGGFFAWRGTAWICTIVDKAIDKKIESFEGGGYDDFSTKPPKDLNF; encoded by the coding sequence ATGGACGATCTTATAAACAAAGTAGGCATTTATTTTTGGGTTGTAGTTGTCGGCTTTTTGGGTGGAGCGCTAGGGTCTATAAACAACAAAGAACAAGCCATAAATAGAGGGCGTAAAATAGTAAATTTTATAGTTGGCACTATTAGCTCAGGATTTATTTGCTGGATATTCTTTGAAATAACATCATTTTTTACAAATAATAATGATCGCTTTAGTCTTGCAGTAGGCGGCTTTTTTGCATGGCGTGGCACAGCTTGGATATGTACGATCGTTGATAAAGCGATCGATAAAAAAATAGAGAGCTTTGAGGGCGGTGGCTATGATGATTTTTCTACAAAACCGCCTAAAGATTTAAATTTTTAA
- a CDS encoding putative peptidoglycan-binding domain-containing protein — translation MKNFTNAFYTLMSLEFNSPKNALHKNPNEKGLTFMGIYEAAHPSWQGWGQVRAAINAYGDLEKASVALYNDDALVELVGKFYKANYWDVMRLDEINSYQKQVEMFIFGVNAGCKNAIKAAQKVVGVTMDGILGANTLAAINAYNEVSFDKDYDRAEIAYYRAIMSANPTLARYERGWINRAEKV, via the coding sequence ATGAAAAACTTTACTAACGCATTTTATACATTAATGAGCCTAGAATTTAACAGCCCTAAAAACGCACTACACAAAAACCCAAACGAAAAAGGCTTAACCTTTATGGGTATTTATGAAGCTGCTCACCCAAGTTGGCAAGGCTGGGGGCAAGTTAGGGCGGCAATCAACGCATACGGCGATCTTGAAAAGGCTAGCGTTGCCCTATATAATGATGACGCCTTAGTTGAGCTTGTAGGCAAATTTTACAAGGCTAACTACTGGGACGTGATGAGGCTTGACGAGATAAATAGTTACCAAAAGCAGGTGGAAATGTTTATATTTGGTGTAAATGCTGGGTGCAAAAACGCTATTAAAGCAGCCCAAAAGGTTGTAGGCGTTACAATGGACGGCATTTTAGGTGCTAATACCCTAGCCGCGATAAATGCGTATAATGAAGTGAGCTTTGATAAAGACTACGACCGAGCAGAAATAGCATATTATCGAGCTATTATGTCAGCTAATCCGACTTTGGCTAGATATGAAAGAGGCTGGATCAATAGAGCCGAAAAAGTATAG
- a CDS encoding ABC transporter ATP-binding protein, which translates to MIDIKEVTKIFGSQRILDNVSLNVKSGEKIAILGQNGAGKSSLMRIILGEFIPNSGSIAINGVNTLKDRKGALKFISFVPQTPPPLKFNLRELCEFVCKSSNVKFEEIQKFSKLLELDLHANLNKPFYKLSGGMKQKMLIAIAFAKDSEILMFDEPTANLDVKARLSFKNLLDNFTQNKTLVFISHRIDEIANLLDRCVYMDLGKIIKEENLRSKSE; encoded by the coding sequence TTGATAGATATAAAAGAAGTAACTAAAATTTTTGGCTCGCAAAGGATACTTGATAATGTTAGCCTAAATGTAAAATCTGGTGAAAAAATAGCAATACTTGGACAAAATGGAGCTGGCAAAAGCTCGCTCATGCGTATCATTTTAGGTGAGTTTATCCCAAATAGCGGAAGCATCGCAATAAATGGCGTAAACACTCTAAAAGATAGAAAAGGGGCTTTGAAATTTATCTCATTTGTGCCACAAACCCCACCACCGCTTAAATTTAATCTACGTGAGCTTTGTGAGTTTGTTTGCAAAAGTTCAAATGTAAAATTTGAAGAGATTCAGAAATTTAGCAAGCTTTTAGAGCTTGATCTGCATGCAAATTTAAATAAGCCATTTTATAAGCTCTCTGGCGGAATGAAACAAAAGATGTTAATAGCCATCGCATTTGCTAAGGATAGTGAAATTTTGATGTTTGATGAGCCAACGGCAAATCTTGATGTAAAAGCAAGGCTTTCTTTTAAAAATTTACTTGACAACTTCACGCAAAACAAAACACTTGTTTTTATTTCACACCGTATCGATGAGATAGCAAATTTATTAGATAGATGCGTCTATATGGATCTTGGCAAGATCATCAAAGAAGAAAATTTAAGGAGCAAGAGTGAATAA
- a CDS encoding chemotaxis protein, producing the protein MFKVEVIYKFCLVLVLILGLCMLAFSGVNFAFGEYNEYLLNAHKIVGFLILLAATLHVINRRKKLVKLMNETMDVLTRSKNPSICNMDRIIASLEPYSITEISQMLGFDKAIFCETLRKNGVKFNDASQTLRQIARMNDEKIFFVLVLIIEAKFGKRFCGELKYKRGGKLKDKKMVA; encoded by the coding sequence ATGTTTAAAGTAGAGGTTATTTATAAATTCTGTCTTGTTTTAGTTCTTATTTTAGGGCTTTGCATGCTCGCATTCTCTGGTGTAAATTTTGCATTTGGTGAATATAATGAGTACTTACTAAATGCCCATAAAATCGTAGGTTTTTTAATATTGCTTGCCGCAACACTTCACGTTATAAATCGTAGAAAAAAGCTAGTAAAGCTAATGAATGAAACAATGGATGTGCTAACACGCAGTAAAAATCCAAGCATTTGCAACATGGACCGAATTATCGCCTCGCTCGAGCCATACAGCATAACTGAAATTTCGCAAATGTTGGGCTTTGACAAGGCTATTTTTTGCGAAACTTTACGTAAAAATGGAGTTAAATTTAATGACGCTAGCCAAACTCTACGCCAGATCGCGCGAATGAATGACGAAAAGATATTTTTTGTGCTAGTTCTTATTATCGAGGCAAAATTTGGCAAGAGATTTTGCGGCGAACTAAAGTACAAACGCGGTGGAAAACTTAAAGATAAAAAAATGGTTGCGTAG
- a CDS encoding c-type cytochrome — protein sequence MKVGKIITIILAVAICGIMVFMLSQTPPKKEKVATNAQPKVEQNFTKEQSKSSEEFASEDELKKVKELSLSVAKVHNEGVSKQYLTTCAPCHGANAKGVVAPDITHLSKDELLKKLADYKAGKVQNSLMKGLLTNVSDSELESLADEISKFKK from the coding sequence ATGAAAGTAGGAAAGATTATAACCATTATTTTAGCAGTAGCAATTTGCGGTATCATGGTGTTTATGTTAAGCCAGACTCCGCCTAAAAAGGAAAAAGTAGCAACTAATGCTCAGCCAAAAGTAGAGCAAAATTTTACAAAAGAGCAGTCAAAGTCTAGTGAAGAATTTGCTAGCGAAGATGAGCTAAAAAAGGTAAAAGAGCTAAGTCTAAGTGTGGCTAAAGTGCACAATGAAGGCGTTAGCAAGCAGTATCTGACAACTTGTGCCCCGTGTCATGGTGCAAATGCAAAAGGCGTCGTAGCTCCTGATATAACGCATCTAAGTAAGGATGAATTGCTTAAAAAGCTGGCTGATTATAAAGCTGGCAAGGTGCAAAACTCGCTTATGAAGGGGCTACTCACAAATGTTAGTGATAGTGAGCTTGAAAGCCTTGCAGATGAAATTTCTAAATTTAAAAAGTAA
- a CDS encoding c-type cytochrome yields MRLITSLVAAALLFVGCEKSDDKAQKAASEQPINVATSASIKVEKKENNQSTNKQNDFIKYDMHGEKSVKFGLEDNNVSRQIGALAMVRTPLQTINLRLIKGRLSKIFITKCSACHDDYANGIIGPSLLTKSENEIYTMINAYKNKEKVNVLMRDLVKKMDDSEIRNLAKEISDFNTQFRSK; encoded by the coding sequence ATGAGATTAATAACGTCTTTAGTGGCTGCTGCTTTGCTATTTGTCGGCTGTGAAAAGAGCGATGACAAAGCGCAAAAAGCAGCTAGCGAGCAACCAATAAATGTAGCCACGAGCGCTAGCATAAAGGTTGAAAAAAAAGAAAATAATCAAAGTACAAATAAACAAAATGACTTCATAAAATACGATATGCACGGCGAAAAGAGCGTAAAATTTGGACTTGAAGATAATAACGTAAGCCGTCAAATCGGTGCTTTAGCGATGGTAAGAACCCCTCTTCAAACTATAAATTTAAGACTTATAAAGGGCAGACTTAGCAAAATTTTCATTACAAAATGCTCAGCTTGTCACGATGATTATGCAAATGGCATCATCGGGCCATCACTCTTAACAAAAAGTGAAAATGAAATTTATACAATGATAAATGCTTATAAAAATAAAGAAAAAGTCAATGTTTTAATGCGAGACCTTGTTAAAAAAATGGATGATAGTGAAATCAGAAATTTAGCTAAAGAAATCAGTGATTTTAATACACAATTTAGGAGCAAATAA
- a CDS encoding ABC transporter permease produces MNNLFLIAKLDVKESFRSRWFVIYAALFSALMIGFLFSGVTDSRVLGFSGLTRALLLFIQICVIIVPIFILISTVRSINQDRDTNLLEYILSFPLSLREYYFGKALGRTFVVFVPLLFALLLCVIVGFIKGVAIPWSVLTLYFGLLFSLSIIFLSLGFFISSVIKNQETGQGVVFLLWLIMLAFIDLALIGLLMRSSVDEYVIYAIAILNPIELFRIAALSLFDPNLAVIGTASYFILSTFPKATFVAYAIIYPLLLGIILLVCGYFAFSKKDLV; encoded by the coding sequence GTGAATAATCTTTTTTTAATAGCAAAGCTTGATGTAAAAGAGTCTTTTCGCTCAAGATGGTTTGTGATATATGCTGCGCTTTTTTCTGCTTTGATGATAGGATTTTTATTTAGCGGCGTGACTGACTCACGTGTGCTCGGCTTTTCTGGGCTTACTAGAGCACTGCTTTTGTTTATTCAAATTTGTGTCATCATTGTGCCTATTTTTATTCTCATCTCAACCGTAAGAAGCATAAATCAAGATAGAGATACAAATTTGCTTGAATACATCCTTAGCTTCCCACTAAGCCTTAGAGAGTATTACTTTGGCAAGGCGCTGGGCCGTACATTTGTTGTTTTTGTTCCACTTTTGTTTGCTCTTTTGCTTTGTGTTATTGTTGGTTTTATAAAAGGTGTTGCAATACCTTGGAGTGTATTAACACTTTATTTTGGGCTACTTTTTAGCTTAAGTATCATTTTTTTATCGCTTGGATTTTTTATCTCAAGCGTGATTAAAAATCAAGAGACAGGCCAAGGCGTGGTGTTTTTACTTTGGCTTATAATGCTTGCTTTTATTGATCTAGCATTAATTGGACTTCTTATGCGAAGCTCGGTTGATGAGTACGTTATTTACGCTATTGCTATACTAAATCCGATAGAGCTTTTCAGGATAGCAGCACTTAGTCTTTTTGATCCAAATTTAGCAGTTATCGGTACTGCATCTTATTTTATTTTAAGCACCTTTCCAAAGGCAACATTTGTAGCTTATGCGATTATTTATCCACTTTTACTAGGCATTATTTTGCTAGTTTGTGGCTATTTTGCCTTTAGCAAAAAAGATTTGGTTTGA
- a CDS encoding 4Fe-4S dicluster domain-containing protein gives MDRRKFIILGSVAAAAGYGIGKILPKSSGDKLYLRPPGAVDDFDDLCVKCGQCVQVCPYHSISLLDIKDGYSNGTAYIDPKKRGCYLCDLFPCVLACPSGALDHATKVVDDVKMGVAVLSNANACMCLKREKLSEDSVEDLLVRKVYNDREEAEKDKIKGKIGQICDLCASICPVGDSAIVMSEANLPLIKHGCVGCGVCAEVCPVKIINIAPKMSYDEIYKEKE, from the coding sequence GTGGATAGAAGAAAATTTATAATTTTAGGCTCAGTCGCAGCTGCCGCAGGATATGGCATAGGTAAAATTTTACCAAAAAGTAGCGGCGATAAACTCTATCTTAGACCACCAGGTGCGGTTGATGACTTTGATGATCTTTGTGTTAAATGTGGTCAGTGTGTGCAGGTATGCCCTTATCACAGTATAAGTTTGCTTGATATAAAAGATGGATATTCAAATGGTACAGCATACATCGATCCTAAAAAGAGAGGTTGCTATTTATGTGATCTTTTCCCATGTGTGCTCGCCTGTCCAAGTGGTGCGTTAGATCATGCTACAAAAGTTGTTGATGATGTGAAAATGGGCGTTGCTGTCTTGAGTAATGCAAATGCCTGTATGTGCCTAAAAAGAGAAAAGCTAAGCGAAGATAGCGTTGAAGATTTGCTTGTTCGCAAAGTTTATAATGATAGGGAAGAGGCAGAAAAAGATAAGATAAAAGGCAAAATCGGTCAAATTTGTGACCTTTGCGCCAGCATTTGCCCAGTTGGCGATAGTGCAATAGTAATGAGTGAAGCAAATTTACCACTCATAAAGCATGGCTGCGTTGGGTGTGGGGTGTGTGCTGAGGTTTGCCCTGTAAAAATTATAAATATTGCCCCAAAAATGAGTTATGATGAAATTTATAAGGAGAAAGAATGA
- a CDS encoding TonB-dependent siderophore receptor, protein MKKFLISLVALNLMQPQIFASQSDKILEAIDVVESERRDDANYFAKELVKSTTRLNLTSRQTPQSLTVLTEARLKDQGIKDYQVLLRNVPGVTLNKWDERVYPTARGFKIDYYLLDSMPSFGGFSLGANDMSLLPYERVEVVKGANGLLAGAGNPAASLNFIRKRADSKELKGNFGVSAGSYDRYGVNGDVQTPVNESGSVRARLSFMHEKSHSYMNYYNRKNSAIYGVVDSDIGDNSWLSLGAFYQELRRHGVRWGGMPAFYADGSRTNFSKNEIFSQPWTRWDIKTLDFYADFKHYFENEASLNLSYSFRRANTDSNLLYYGGAVNLDGTGNMSDLSVYANKREENIHNVDAYANIPYEVANLSHEFVFGAMYNNYKKSSDKVSSYWLQKTTPAGLAYTARSRIDFKNLHLDDPKLPYEDQNNKDKTIQKAFYAANKLSITDDLKFLLGARVSYYKYEIEGGKDNRNFTNEITPYLGITYDIGANHTLYASYTSIFKPQNVKGANDKYLDPIQGKDYEVGIKGEYFDGALQASLGIFKIVQDKLGIKTGRKNPATNADIYEAGKGVTSKGVELDLNGEITKNLSLSFGATHFNAKDANGEKYATDSSRSTANLFAKYEIRDFRVGAGAMYKSKIYTGKGADEITQKGYTLANLMLGYKFAKNFDVQLNIDNLFNKKYYEGIGKNMMVYGDPRTFNLSFNYNF, encoded by the coding sequence ATGAAAAAATTTTTAATTAGTTTGGTTGCATTAAATTTGATGCAACCTCAAATTTTTGCTAGCCAAAGCGATAAAATTTTAGAAGCAATTGATGTTGTAGAAAGCGAGAGAAGAGATGATGCAAACTACTTTGCAAAAGAGCTTGTAAAAAGCACAACAAGGCTAAATTTAACCTCTCGTCAAACGCCACAATCACTAACCGTGCTAACAGAAGCTAGGCTAAAAGATCAAGGCATCAAGGACTATCAAGTGCTTCTTAGAAATGTCCCAGGCGTTACGCTAAACAAATGGGACGAGCGCGTATATCCGACGGCTCGTGGCTTTAAGATAGATTATTACTTGCTTGATTCGATGCCTAGCTTTGGTGGCTTTAGTCTTGGCGCAAATGATATGAGCTTGCTGCCTTATGAAAGAGTTGAGGTGGTCAAAGGGGCAAATGGCCTACTTGCAGGCGCTGGCAATCCGGCTGCAAGCTTAAATTTCATAAGAAAAAGGGCAGACTCAAAGGAGCTAAAAGGAAATTTTGGCGTAAGTGCTGGCTCATACGATAGATACGGCGTAAATGGCGATGTGCAAACGCCGGTAAATGAGAGCGGAAGCGTTAGAGCCAGGCTTTCTTTCATGCATGAGAAGTCGCACTCTTATATGAATTATTACAACCGCAAAAATAGTGCGATTTACGGCGTAGTCGATAGCGACATAGGCGATAACTCGTGGCTTAGCCTTGGCGCGTTTTATCAAGAGCTAAGACGCCACGGGGTTAGATGGGGTGGCATGCCAGCTTTTTACGCAGATGGCTCTAGGACAAATTTTAGTAAAAATGAAATTTTCTCTCAGCCTTGGACTAGATGGGACATAAAAACGCTTGATTTTTACGCTGATTTTAAGCACTACTTTGAAAATGAAGCGAGCTTAAATTTAAGCTACTCATTTAGACGGGCAAACACTGACTCAAATCTACTCTACTACGGCGGAGCGGTAAATTTAGACGGCACTGGCAATATGAGTGACCTTAGCGTTTATGCAAACAAAAGAGAGGAGAACATCCACAACGTCGATGCATACGCAAATATCCCTTACGAGGTAGCAAATTTATCTCATGAGTTTGTCTTTGGTGCGATGTATAACAACTATAAAAAAAGTAGCGATAAGGTAAGTAGCTACTGGTTGCAAAAGACCACGCCAGCAGGGCTTGCTTATACGGCTAGAAGTAGGATTGATTTTAAAAACCTGCACCTTGATGATCCAAAGCTACCTTACGAAGATCAAAACAATAAAGACAAAACGATACAAAAGGCATTTTACGCGGCAAATAAACTATCAATCACCGATGATCTTAAATTTCTACTAGGTGCTAGGGTGAGCTACTACAAATACGAGATCGAGGGCGGCAAAGATAATAGAAATTTCACAAATGAGATCACGCCATATCTTGGCATCACTTACGACATCGGAGCAAACCACACTCTATATGCTAGCTACACGAGCATATTTAAACCTCAAAACGTAAAGGGCGCAAATGACAAGTATCTTGATCCGATCCAAGGCAAGGACTATGAAGTGGGCATTAAAGGCGAGTATTTTGACGGGGCACTTCAAGCAAGTCTTGGCATCTTTAAGATCGTGCAAGATAAGCTTGGCATAAAGACTGGCAGGAAAAATCCAGCGACAAATGCCGATATATATGAAGCTGGCAAAGGCGTCACAAGCAAGGGTGTCGAGCTAGACCTAAACGGCGAGATCACTAAAAACTTAAGCCTAAGCTTTGGTGCAACGCACTTTAACGCAAAAGATGCTAATGGCGAGAAATACGCCACCGACTCATCAAGAAGCACGGCAAATTTATTTGCAAAGTATGAGATCAGAGACTTTAGAGTAGGGGCTGGAGCTATGTATAAGAGCAAAATTTATACTGGCAAAGGCGCGGATGAAATCACACAAAAAGGCTACACTTTAGCTAATTTAATGCTTGGTTATAAATTTGCTAAAAACTTTGATGTACAGCTAAATATCGATAATCTCTTTAACAAAAAATACTACGAGGGTATCGGCAAAAATATGATGGTTTATGGCGATCCACGCACATTTAATCTCAGCTTTAACTACAATTTTTAA
- a CDS encoding PepSY-associated TM helix domain-containing protein — protein MNSLLAPNVVNVNLNKENLSKRISFDEQREIIASELDGYEMVGINIDADPKKCDKIWLIEHNDSQKEWKFIYFDAFSGKIKSEPLAHDEGFFGVLTEFHESLFLGKIGHVILTLTAIFTFFICISGFVIYRKFWLTLLRLRVNRLNIFMSDIHKMIGIFSTPILLLICVSGVWWEFQMARMPEFKNDFVIDTKIYNKSLSLDELVARSKNDLAGFEPHFISLPFMQGANIRLFGYVKDQNFLHNEYSSILTYDKNNGELVSILDIKNANLSEEILSAFRKSHFGNYNQITKFIWFLVGISPLILSISGLYLWIKRNFKRRKNEKIFN, from the coding sequence ATAAACAGCCTTCTTGCCCCAAATGTCGTAAATGTAAATTTAAACAAAGAAAATTTAAGCAAAAGGATCAGCTTTGATGAGCAAAGAGAGATCATCGCAAGCGAGCTTGACGGCTACGAGATGGTCGGCATCAACATCGATGCCGACCCTAAAAAATGCGACAAAATTTGGTTAATTGAGCACAATGACAGCCAAAAAGAGTGGAAATTTATCTATTTTGACGCTTTTAGCGGTAAGATAAAGAGCGAGCCACTCGCACATGATGAGGGATTTTTTGGAGTTTTAACCGAGTTTCATGAGTCGCTATTTCTTGGGAAAATTGGTCACGTTATCCTTACTTTAACCGCTATTTTTACGTTTTTTATCTGCATAAGTGGTTTTGTGATTTATAGAAAATTCTGGCTGACACTACTTAGGCTTCGTGTAAATAGGCTAAATATTTTTATGAGCGACATTCATAAAATGATAGGAATTTTTTCTACGCCTATTTTACTGCTCATTTGCGTAAGTGGTGTTTGGTGGGAATTTCAAATGGCACGCATGCCAGAGTTTAAAAATGACTTCGTTATAGATACAAAAATTTATAACAAAAGCCTATCTCTTGATGAGCTGGTAGCCCGCTCAAAAAATGATCTTGCTGGCTTTGAACCACACTTCATCTCACTGCCTTTTATGCAAGGAGCAAACATACGCCTTTTTGGCTATGTAAAAGATCAAAATTTCTTGCATAACGAATATTCAAGCATATTAACTTACGATAAAAATAACGGCGAATTAGTAAGCATTTTGGACATAAAAAATGCAAATCTAAGCGAAGAAATTCTCTCAGCATTTAGAAAATCGCACTTTGGTAACTACAACCAAATCACAAAATTTATCTGGTTTTTAGTCGGCATTTCACCGCTTATTTTGAGCATTTCAGGGCTTTATTTGTGGATTAAAAGAAATTTTAAAAGGAGAAAAAATGAAAAAATTTTTAATTAG
- a CDS encoding tetratricopeptide repeat protein produces MKKSILFLAFTLLSLNANWDINVQECINKSNAKACENFTKKLSSECENKDKISCFIYADMLGRGLGIEKDTQKSFEIFRSLCDDGGSEACYELATKYLQGNGTEQSFDLSANALDRACNMGSKRACNVLELVPKN; encoded by the coding sequence ATGAAAAAATCTATTTTGTTTTTAGCATTTACACTTCTATCTTTGAATGCAAACTGGGATATAAATGTGCAAGAGTGCATTAATAAAAGTAACGCTAAAGCTTGCGAGAATTTTACAAAAAAGCTTTCAAGTGAGTGTGAAAATAAAGATAAAATTTCTTGCTTTATCTATGCAGATATGCTAGGGCGTGGTCTTGGCATAGAAAAAGATACGCAAAAATCTTTTGAGATATTTAGATCGCTCTGTGATGATGGTGGTAGTGAGGCTTGCTACGAGCTAGCGACAAAGTATCTTCAAGGAAATGGCACTGAGCAAAGCTTTGATCTTTCTGCAAACGCTCTTGATAGAGCTTGCAATATGGGCAGTAAACGAGCTTGCAATGTATTAGAGCTTGTGCCTAAAAATTAG
- a CDS encoding molybdopterin biosynthesis protein MoeB, protein MMQNFNEKNEFKYGKFNYKKAHQIAQNCTKFKLDSDEEETSCGDERSCYDCAFRRWSKDSFICMAQASKD, encoded by the coding sequence ATGATGCAAAATTTCAATGAGAAAAATGAGTTTAAATACGGCAAATTTAACTACAAAAAAGCTCATCAAATAGCCCAAAACTGCACTAAATTTAAGCTAGATAGCGACGAAGAGGAGACGAGCTGTGGGGACGAGAGAAGCTGCTATGACTGCGCGTTTAGGCGCTGGAGTAAAGATAGCTTCATCTGCATGGCACAAGCTAGCAAAGACTGA
- a CDS encoding NapH/MauN family ferredoxin-type protein produces MDKYNTRATIRNVSFLSTLITTTKDGKKRPSIRFWRIFSIILVHLLFVLSYRVDIQILEGDISASRIFGFHLADAFMSLQVFLATHEIHVNLIIGSLSILAFYIIFGGRGFCSWICPYSLISEVAEKIHENLRAKKIVKPRVFDTKWRYVFTILFLTLSFASASLTFEIFNVVGIFSRFIIYGYFHAIWFVVAMLMVEIFFSRRAWCRYVCPIGATYSVLAKPNAIKVSWDKEKCDHCLVCTDVCLVPHVLFMTKKGAKLDKNKNIFRIAGADCTLCGRCIDVCHQDALKFDNGFKKLI; encoded by the coding sequence ATGGACAAATATAACACTCGTGCGACGATTAGAAATGTAAGCTTTCTAAGCACATTAATCACAACTACAAAAGATGGCAAGAAGCGTCCTAGTATACGTTTTTGGCGCATATTTAGCATTATTCTAGTTCATCTTTTATTTGTGCTTTCATATAGAGTTGATATACAAATTTTAGAAGGCGACATCAGTGCCTCAAGGATATTTGGCTTTCACTTAGCGGATGCTTTTATGAGCCTGCAAGTTTTTCTGGCGACGCATGAAATCCATGTAAATTTAATAATTGGCTCACTTAGTATCTTGGCCTTTTATATCATTTTTGGTGGTAGAGGCTTTTGCTCTTGGATCTGTCCTTATTCGTTAATAAGTGAAGTAGCTGAGAAGATCCATGAAAATTTGCGTGCTAAAAAGATAGTGAAACCACGAGTGTTTGACACAAAGTGGCGATATGTTTTTACCATTTTATTTTTAACTCTTAGCTTTGCTAGTGCAAGCCTTACATTTGAAATTTTTAATGTTGTTGGGATTTTTTCAAGATTTATTATCTATGGCTATTTTCATGCTATTTGGTTCGTTGTGGCTATGCTTATGGTTGAAATTTTCTTCTCACGTAGAGCTTGGTGTAGGTATGTCTGTCCTATTGGAGCTACTTACTCAGTGCTAGCTAAACCAAATGCTATAAAAGTTAGCTGGGATAAAGAGAAGTGTGATCACTGCTTAGTTTGCACTGATGTTTGTCTAGTGCCTCACGTACTTTTTATGACAAAAAAAGGAGCAAAACTTGACAAGAATAAAAATATCTTTAGGATAGCTGGTGCTGATTGTACGCTTTGTGGTAGGTGTATTGATGTGTGTCATCAAGATGCACTGAAATTTGACAACGGCTTTAAAAAACTAATATAA